One genomic region from Indicator indicator isolate 239-I01 chromosome 7, UM_Iind_1.1, whole genome shotgun sequence encodes:
- the MCMBP gene encoding mini-chromosome maintenance complex-binding protein isoform X2, which translates to MPCVADWLNNPFSIVQGIFAQNVPNSDWEKKVTEYFKEKLKENNATNWVPSLNDVPVHYLKPNSLVKFRCMVQDMFDPEFYMGVYETVDPNTNARVLHFGKYRDVAECGPQQEIDLNSSQTITSERQTFYCVPVPGESVWVKEISFNLQARVSPSTSYTPSRHKRSYEEDEDMDLHPSKQKEQHMGSGSEIHGCVEPKRLETEASAGHHLTSPNCSSPLDLNFPLPGEKGPACLVKVYESWDSFKVNDVLEVYGILSVDPVLSIVNNDEREGSALDLMECMDTAEEQRVHSPPASLVPRIHVILAQKLQHINPLLPACLNEESKTFVSNFMSELSPVRAELLGFLTHALLGDSLAAEYLILHLISTVYARRDVLPLGKFTLNLSGCPRNSIFTEHIYRIIQQLVPASHRLQMTIESMNRSRLIPHKDYAANRLVSGVLQLASNTSLVIDETQLEQGQLDTTGVHNVTALGNLITWQKVDYDFSYHQMEFPCNINVLITSEGRSLLPSDCQVHLQPQLIPPNMEEYMNSLLTAVLPSVLNKFRIYLSLLRLLDYSISEEVTKAVEEDFVEMRKSDPESVTADDLHRTLLVARFLSLSAGQTTLSRERWLRAKQLEALRKARLQQQKCVNGNEL; encoded by the exons ATGCCGTGTGTGGCCGACTGGCTCAACAACCCCTTCAGCATCGTACAAGGCATCTTCG CCCAAAATGTTCCCAACTCTGACTGGGAAAAGAAGGTAACCGAATACTTCaaggagaaattaaaagaaaataatgctaCTAACTGG GTGCCATCACTGAATGATGTTCCTGTACATTACCTAAAACCCAACAGCTTAGTGAAATTCCGCTGCATGGTTCAAGATATGTTTGATCCTGAGTTTTACATGGGAGTGTATGAAACAGTGGACCCAAACACAAATGCACGT GTTTTGCATTTTGGTAAATACAGAGATGTGGCAGAATGTGGG CCTCAGCAGGAAATTGATCTGAACTCATCACAAACCATCACCTCTGAGAGACAGACTTTCTACTGTGTTCCAGTGCCTGGTGAATCAGTATGGGTGAAAGAAATATCTTTT AACCT CCAAGCTCGAGTTAGTCCTTCAACATCCTACACACCAAGTCGCCACAAGAGGAGCTATGAGGAAGATGAGGACATGGATCTACATCCATCTAAACAGAAAGAGCAACATATGG GCAGTGGAAGTGAGATCCATGGATGTGTGGAGCCAAAGAGATTAGAAACAGAAGCTTCTGCAGGTCATCATCTCACTTCTCCTAACTGCTCCTCTCCGCTTGACTTAAATTTTCCGTTGCCAGGAGAGAAGGGACCGGCGTGTCTTGTAAAG GTCTATGAGAGCTGGGATAGCTTCAAAGTCAACGATGTCCTGGAGGTTTATGGGATTTTGTCTGTGGatccagtgctgagtatagtaAACAATGACGAGAG GGAAGGCTCAGCCTTGGATCTTATGGAGTGTATGGACACAGCAGAAGAACAGAGAGTACACAGTCCTCCAGCCTCATTAGTCCCCAGAATCCATGTGATTTTGGCACAGAAATTACAGCACATTAACCCCTTACTACCTGCCTGCCTTAATGAAGAGAGCAAAACCT tTGTCTCTAATTTCATGTCTGAGCTGTCGCCAGTGAGAGCAGAGTTGCTTGGGTTCCTCACCCACGCCCTCCTGGGAGATAGCTTGGCTGCTGAATACCTTATATTGCATCTCATCTCAACAGT cTATGCCAGACGAGATGTGCTTCCTCTGGGGAAATTCACCCTCAACCTGAGCGGCTGTCCCCGCAACAGCATCTTCACGGAGCACATCTACCGCATCATCCAGCAGCTTGTTCCAGCA TCCCACCGCCTGCAGATGACCATCGAGAGCATGAATCGTTCCCGGCTGATCCCACACAAAGACTACGCAGCCAACCGCTTGGTCAGTGGAGTGCTGCAGCTTGCCAGCAACACCTCCCTTGTGATAGATGAGACCCAGCTCGAGCAAGGACAGCTTGACACCACAG GTGTGCACAACGTGACAGCACTGGGGAATCTGATCACCTGGCAGAAGGTGGATTATGACTTCAGTTACCACCAGATGGAATTCCCATGCAATATTAACGTCCTGATCACTTCAGAGGGCCGCTCGCTCCTACCG tcagATTGCCAAGTCCACTTACAACCACAGCTCATTCCACCCAACATGGAAGAGTACATGAACAGCCTCCTAACAGCAGTGCTCCCTTCTGTGCTGAACAAGTTCAGAATTTACCTAAGCCTACTGAGGCTGCTGGACTACAGCATATCTGAGGAAGTGACCAAG GCAGTAGAAGAAGACTTTGTAGAGATGCGCAAGAGTGACCCTGAAAGCGTAACAGCTGATGACCTGCACAGAACCCTGCTTGTGGCAAG gtTCCTGTCCCTCAGCGCGGGGCAGACGACGCTGTCGAGAGAGCGGTGGCtgagagcaaagcagctggaggcactgcgcaaagccaggctgcagcagcagaaatgtgTGAATGGGAATGAActttaa
- the MCMBP gene encoding mini-chromosome maintenance complex-binding protein isoform X1, with protein MPCVADWLNNPFSIVQGIFAQNVPNSDWEKKVTEYFKEKLKENNATNWVPSLNDVPVHYLKPNSLVKFRCMVQDMFDPEFYMGVYETVDPNTNARVLHFGKYRDVAECGPQQEIDLNSSQTITSERQTFYCVPVPGESVWVKEAYISASQARVSPSTSYTPSRHKRSYEEDEDMDLHPSKQKEQHMGSGSEIHGCVEPKRLETEASAGHHLTSPNCSSPLDLNFPLPGEKGPACLVKVYESWDSFKVNDVLEVYGILSVDPVLSIVNNDEREGSALDLMECMDTAEEQRVHSPPASLVPRIHVILAQKLQHINPLLPACLNEESKTFVSNFMSELSPVRAELLGFLTHALLGDSLAAEYLILHLISTVYARRDVLPLGKFTLNLSGCPRNSIFTEHIYRIIQQLVPASHRLQMTIESMNRSRLIPHKDYAANRLVSGVLQLASNTSLVIDETQLEQGQLDTTGVHNVTALGNLITWQKVDYDFSYHQMEFPCNINVLITSEGRSLLPSDCQVHLQPQLIPPNMEEYMNSLLTAVLPSVLNKFRIYLSLLRLLDYSISEEVTKAVEEDFVEMRKSDPESVTADDLHRTLLVARFLSLSAGQTTLSRERWLRAKQLEALRKARLQQQKCVNGNEL; from the exons ATGCCGTGTGTGGCCGACTGGCTCAACAACCCCTTCAGCATCGTACAAGGCATCTTCG CCCAAAATGTTCCCAACTCTGACTGGGAAAAGAAGGTAACCGAATACTTCaaggagaaattaaaagaaaataatgctaCTAACTGG GTGCCATCACTGAATGATGTTCCTGTACATTACCTAAAACCCAACAGCTTAGTGAAATTCCGCTGCATGGTTCAAGATATGTTTGATCCTGAGTTTTACATGGGAGTGTATGAAACAGTGGACCCAAACACAAATGCACGT GTTTTGCATTTTGGTAAATACAGAGATGTGGCAGAATGTGGG CCTCAGCAGGAAATTGATCTGAACTCATCACAAACCATCACCTCTGAGAGACAGACTTTCTACTGTGTTCCAGTGCCTGGTGAATCAGTATGGGTGAAAG AAGCATACATTAGTGCCAGCCAAGCTCGAGTTAGTCCTTCAACATCCTACACACCAAGTCGCCACAAGAGGAGCTATGAGGAAGATGAGGACATGGATCTACATCCATCTAAACAGAAAGAGCAACATATGG GCAGTGGAAGTGAGATCCATGGATGTGTGGAGCCAAAGAGATTAGAAACAGAAGCTTCTGCAGGTCATCATCTCACTTCTCCTAACTGCTCCTCTCCGCTTGACTTAAATTTTCCGTTGCCAGGAGAGAAGGGACCGGCGTGTCTTGTAAAG GTCTATGAGAGCTGGGATAGCTTCAAAGTCAACGATGTCCTGGAGGTTTATGGGATTTTGTCTGTGGatccagtgctgagtatagtaAACAATGACGAGAG GGAAGGCTCAGCCTTGGATCTTATGGAGTGTATGGACACAGCAGAAGAACAGAGAGTACACAGTCCTCCAGCCTCATTAGTCCCCAGAATCCATGTGATTTTGGCACAGAAATTACAGCACATTAACCCCTTACTACCTGCCTGCCTTAATGAAGAGAGCAAAACCT tTGTCTCTAATTTCATGTCTGAGCTGTCGCCAGTGAGAGCAGAGTTGCTTGGGTTCCTCACCCACGCCCTCCTGGGAGATAGCTTGGCTGCTGAATACCTTATATTGCATCTCATCTCAACAGT cTATGCCAGACGAGATGTGCTTCCTCTGGGGAAATTCACCCTCAACCTGAGCGGCTGTCCCCGCAACAGCATCTTCACGGAGCACATCTACCGCATCATCCAGCAGCTTGTTCCAGCA TCCCACCGCCTGCAGATGACCATCGAGAGCATGAATCGTTCCCGGCTGATCCCACACAAAGACTACGCAGCCAACCGCTTGGTCAGTGGAGTGCTGCAGCTTGCCAGCAACACCTCCCTTGTGATAGATGAGACCCAGCTCGAGCAAGGACAGCTTGACACCACAG GTGTGCACAACGTGACAGCACTGGGGAATCTGATCACCTGGCAGAAGGTGGATTATGACTTCAGTTACCACCAGATGGAATTCCCATGCAATATTAACGTCCTGATCACTTCAGAGGGCCGCTCGCTCCTACCG tcagATTGCCAAGTCCACTTACAACCACAGCTCATTCCACCCAACATGGAAGAGTACATGAACAGCCTCCTAACAGCAGTGCTCCCTTCTGTGCTGAACAAGTTCAGAATTTACCTAAGCCTACTGAGGCTGCTGGACTACAGCATATCTGAGGAAGTGACCAAG GCAGTAGAAGAAGACTTTGTAGAGATGCGCAAGAGTGACCCTGAAAGCGTAACAGCTGATGACCTGCACAGAACCCTGCTTGTGGCAAG gtTCCTGTCCCTCAGCGCGGGGCAGACGACGCTGTCGAGAGAGCGGTGGCtgagagcaaagcagctggaggcactgcgcaaagccaggctgcagcagcagaaatgtgTGAATGGGAATGAActttaa